In Gossypium arboreum isolate Shixiya-1 chromosome 5, ASM2569848v2, whole genome shotgun sequence, a single genomic region encodes these proteins:
- the LOC108451986 gene encoding aquaporin NIP6-1 isoform X2, translated as MENEDVPSAPSTPVTPGTPGAPLFGGFKGDHRGGFNKKSLLKSCKCFSVEDSMEEGRLPPVSCSLPPPPVSLTRKVGAEFIGTFILIFAGTATAIVNQKTQGSETLIGLAASTGLAVMIVILSTGHISGAHLNPAVTIAFAALKHFPRKHVPVYIGAQVMASLCAAFGLKGVFHPMMGGGVTVPSGGFGQAFALEFMISFNLMFVVTAVATDTRAVDELAGIAVGATVMLNILIAGDNLKKKRSPP; from the exons ATGGAGAACGAGGATGTTCCATCAGCTCCTTCCACCCCTGTAACACCGGGGACTCCTGGTGCTCCACTCTTTGGTGGGTTTAAGGGAGACCACAGAGGTGGGTTTAATAAAAAATCCCTTCTCAAAAGCTGCAAATGCTTCAGCGTGGAAGATTCCATGGAAGAAGGGAGATTACCCCCTGTTTCTTGCTCATTGCCACCTCCTCCTGTCTCACTCACAAGAAAG GTGGGAGCTGAGTTCATAGGCACTTTTATACTAATCTTCGCAGGTACAGCCACTGCTATTGTGAACCAAAAGACCCAAGGCTCTGAAACTCTGATTGGCCTGGCGGCCTCAACTGGCCTTGCTGTCATGATTGTCATACTCTCCACTGGCCACATCTCGGGAGCACATCTCAATCCAGCCGTCACCATTGCCTTTGCTGCACTCAAACACTTTCCTCGGAAACAT GTACCGGTCTACATCGGAGCACAAGTAATGGCGTCATTGTGTGCTGCATTTGGGCTAAAGGGAGTGTTTCATCCGATGATGGGAGGGGGAGTGACAGTTCCTTCAGGGGGATTTGGTCAAGCTTTTGCTCTGGAATTTATGATTAGCTTCAATCTCATGTTCGTCGTCACTGCTGTTGCCACCGACACCAGAGCA GTGGATGAGTTGGCGGGAATCGCGGTTGGAGCTACTGTCATGCTCAATATTCTCATCGCCGG AGATAACTTGAAGAAAAAGCGAAGTCCTCCATGA
- the LOC108451986 gene encoding aquaporin NIP6-1 isoform X1 encodes MENEDVPSAPSTPVTPGTPGAPLFGGFKGDHRGGFNKKSLLKSCKCFSVEDSMEEGRLPPVSCSLPPPPVSLTRKVGAEFIGTFILIFAGTATAIVNQKTQGSETLIGLAASTGLAVMIVILSTGHISGAHLNPAVTIAFAALKHFPRKHVPVYIGAQVMASLCAAFGLKGVFHPMMGGGVTVPSGGFGQAFALEFMISFNLMFVVTAVATDTRAVDELAGIAVGATVMLNILIAGPITGASMNPVRTLGPAIAANNYKAIWVYFTAPILGALCGAGTYTAVKLPVEDGEKPSTVRSFRR; translated from the exons ATGGAGAACGAGGATGTTCCATCAGCTCCTTCCACCCCTGTAACACCGGGGACTCCTGGTGCTCCACTCTTTGGTGGGTTTAAGGGAGACCACAGAGGTGGGTTTAATAAAAAATCCCTTCTCAAAAGCTGCAAATGCTTCAGCGTGGAAGATTCCATGGAAGAAGGGAGATTACCCCCTGTTTCTTGCTCATTGCCACCTCCTCCTGTCTCACTCACAAGAAAG GTGGGAGCTGAGTTCATAGGCACTTTTATACTAATCTTCGCAGGTACAGCCACTGCTATTGTGAACCAAAAGACCCAAGGCTCTGAAACTCTGATTGGCCTGGCGGCCTCAACTGGCCTTGCTGTCATGATTGTCATACTCTCCACTGGCCACATCTCGGGAGCACATCTCAATCCAGCCGTCACCATTGCCTTTGCTGCACTCAAACACTTTCCTCGGAAACAT GTACCGGTCTACATCGGAGCACAAGTAATGGCGTCATTGTGTGCTGCATTTGGGCTAAAGGGAGTGTTTCATCCGATGATGGGAGGGGGAGTGACAGTTCCTTCAGGGGGATTTGGTCAAGCTTTTGCTCTGGAATTTATGATTAGCTTCAATCTCATGTTCGTCGTCACTGCTGTTGCCACCGACACCAGAGCA GTGGATGAGTTGGCGGGAATCGCGGTTGGAGCTACTGTCATGCTCAATATTCTCATCGCCGG ACCAATTACAGGTGCTTCGATGAATCCAGTACGAACATTGGGACCCGCCATAGCAGCAAATAACTACAAAGCTATATGGGTGTACTTCACAGCCCCCATCCTGGGAGCCCTTTGCGGTGCAGGAACCTATACTGCAGTGAAGCTGCCTGTGGAAGATGGTGAAAAGCCATCGACTGTGAGGAGCTTCAGGAGGTAA